In Desulfosediminicola ganghwensis, a single window of DNA contains:
- the amrA gene encoding AmmeMemoRadiSam system protein A, whose translation MTGTVDKKQAAVLLNLAREAIAARLRGVACSVDIPDEAVFNEEAATFVTLKIKGALRGCMGNLEPSLSLWTSVSENAVKAAFGDMRFMPLSLEELDEIDIHISVLTKLEPLAYDEGEELLHRLRPGVDGVVLCHGKAGATFLPQVWEQLPDPEQFLGHLCRKAGLYERCWEKDHPDIFVYQVQSFGEED comes from the coding sequence GTGACTGGAACAGTCGACAAGAAGCAGGCAGCAGTACTGTTGAACCTGGCCCGGGAAGCGATTGCAGCCCGTCTGCGTGGGGTGGCGTGCAGTGTCGATATTCCGGATGAAGCGGTTTTCAATGAAGAGGCGGCGACCTTTGTAACTCTGAAGATCAAAGGTGCCTTAAGAGGATGCATGGGCAACCTGGAGCCATCATTGTCACTTTGGACGAGTGTGAGCGAAAATGCGGTAAAAGCCGCGTTTGGTGATATGCGCTTTATGCCGCTCAGCCTTGAAGAACTGGATGAAATTGATATTCATATTTCCGTGCTGACCAAGCTGGAACCCCTGGCCTATGATGAAGGTGAAGAGTTGCTGCACCGCCTGCGACCGGGAGTGGACGGTGTTGTCTTGTGCCATGGTAAAGCAGGAGCGACGTTTTTACCTCAGGTCTGGGAGCAGTTGCCGGACCCGGAGCAGTTTTTAGGCCACCTCTGCAGAAAAGCAGGGCTTTATGAGAGATGTTGGGAGAAAGACCATCCCGATATATTTGTTTATCAGGTACAGAGTTTTGGTGAGGAAGATTGA
- a CDS encoding 3-oxoacyl-ACP synthase III gives MISYSKVCLDTFGYELPPRTLTSEDIENRLAEVYERLKLPQGRLELMSGIRERRLWPDGTRPSEAATMAGEAVFANGDIDRTAVECLIFTSVSRDMMEPATASFVHNALGLPCTCLIFDISNACLGFLDGMVMLANMIELGQVQNGLVVSGETAEELLESTIMALVDNRNLSRKTIKPAFASLTIGSGSVGLFMRKCGDAETKPKLVHGAWQANTAHSDLCHGNQAGGKSTLMETDSEELLHRGVETAHQTWKLFSSKPGWGAGDIDGFFCHQVGTAHARLLFDTLGLELDKNFETLASFGNVGSVSAPITLARAIEENVYRPGHKGALLGIGSGINCLMLGVEWGK, from the coding sequence ATGATCAGTTACTCCAAGGTTTGTCTCGATACGTTCGGCTATGAACTTCCTCCCCGCACTCTCACTTCAGAAGACATTGAAAACAGACTTGCTGAAGTTTATGAACGCTTAAAGCTTCCCCAGGGCAGGCTGGAGCTGATGAGCGGTATCCGCGAGCGCAGGCTCTGGCCCGATGGAACCCGCCCCAGTGAAGCGGCCACCATGGCAGGTGAGGCAGTTTTTGCCAATGGTGATATAGACCGGACTGCTGTTGAATGTTTGATTTTCACCTCTGTATCCAGAGATATGATGGAACCGGCAACTGCCTCTTTTGTTCATAACGCCCTTGGGCTTCCCTGTACCTGCCTTATATTTGATATATCGAATGCCTGTCTCGGGTTTCTGGATGGGATGGTGATGCTGGCTAACATGATCGAGCTGGGCCAGGTGCAAAACGGCCTGGTGGTCTCGGGTGAGACCGCGGAAGAGTTGCTTGAGTCTACTATTATGGCTTTGGTCGACAACAGGAATCTGAGCAGGAAAACCATTAAGCCGGCCTTTGCCTCTCTTACCATCGGCTCCGGATCAGTTGGTCTGTTTATGAGAAAGTGCGGAGATGCTGAGACCAAACCGAAATTGGTTCACGGCGCCTGGCAGGCTAACACGGCCCACTCCGACCTCTGTCATGGCAATCAGGCGGGCGGAAAATCGACCCTGATGGAGACTGATTCAGAAGAGCTGTTGCACCGTGGGGTGGAGACCGCACACCAGACCTGGAAACTGTTTTCCAGTAAACCGGGCTGGGGAGCAGGGGATATAGATGGTTTTTTCTGCCATCAGGTTGGAACAGCCCATGCGCGATTACTGTTCGATACCCTGGGGCTTGAGCTGGATAAAAACTTTGAGACCCTGGCGTCGTTTGGCAATGTCGGATCTGTATCCGCGCCCATCACCCTGGCCCGGGCGATAGAGGAAAATGTGTACCGGCCTGGTCACAAGGGCGCACTGCTTGGAATCGGCAGTGGCATTAATTGTCTCATGCTTGGGGTTGAGTGGGGGAAATAG
- a CDS encoding response regulator produces MQSKTSELRALRERIATLEERVHRAERASLIKSEYLENMSHTIRDAVNGVVGMTTLLYDTVLNPEQERYLEMISTSVDRLLEGVGEVLDYAKIEAGQLELEPVDFNLKASLDNSLYLLRIAAEQKGLTLGCEINKDVPENICGDPKRVVQVLTNLISNSIKCSERGDISIQISNEGYDEEDNLVLLFTVRDQGEGIELSKQQDIVQAFDVEDFGQVHPGGGVGLGLAICLRLVRLMGGEIGMASGDLGSSFWFTVPFKEVAGFQTEQSPDRQQEAAHYALQGAKILLAEDEPINRLLTETILTQAGAEVVSVENGREAVQRTAEESFELVLMDVQMPELDGLEATKRIRKRERQHGSGRVRVIALTALAMQGDREKCLQAGMDDYLAKPIDKGSLLEMLTRYLTRTALVMISDVVDQQTTVRALVEEGWEVTIAESPRSALYEASLNRFDLVILETGDAVSGGLEAAKVIRKLEEYSGRRAYIFGVVDKQESSLPEGLDGSLRQPLTRDDLHEVLKQVSA; encoded by the coding sequence ATGCAAAGTAAAACAAGCGAACTGAGAGCATTACGAGAGCGGATTGCTACTCTGGAAGAGCGCGTGCACCGGGCTGAGCGGGCAAGTCTGATCAAGAGCGAGTACCTGGAGAACATGAGTCACACCATCCGTGACGCGGTAAATGGGGTAGTGGGCATGACGACGTTGCTCTATGACACGGTACTCAACCCGGAGCAGGAGCGATATCTCGAGATGATAAGCACTTCGGTGGACAGGTTGCTTGAAGGAGTTGGTGAAGTACTGGATTACGCCAAGATTGAAGCGGGCCAGCTTGAATTGGAGCCTGTGGATTTTAATCTGAAGGCCAGCCTTGATAACAGTCTGTATCTCTTACGCATTGCAGCTGAACAAAAGGGGCTGACGCTCGGTTGCGAAATCAATAAAGATGTGCCCGAAAACATCTGTGGAGATCCCAAGAGAGTCGTCCAGGTCCTCACCAACCTTATCAGTAATTCCATAAAATGTTCAGAGCGTGGCGACATCTCCATCCAGATCAGTAATGAGGGGTATGATGAAGAAGATAACCTGGTACTTCTCTTTACCGTAAGGGATCAGGGGGAGGGTATCGAGCTCTCAAAACAACAGGATATTGTTCAAGCGTTTGATGTGGAAGATTTTGGGCAAGTGCATCCTGGGGGGGGCGTGGGGCTTGGTCTTGCTATATGCTTAAGACTGGTCAGGCTTATGGGGGGCGAGATCGGCATGGCCTCCGGCGACCTGGGGTCAAGCTTCTGGTTTACCGTACCTTTTAAGGAGGTGGCAGGATTCCAGACAGAACAATCGCCGGATCGGCAGCAGGAAGCGGCACACTACGCCTTGCAGGGGGCAAAAATTCTGCTCGCTGAAGATGAGCCGATCAATCGACTTCTGACGGAAACCATACTTACCCAGGCGGGAGCAGAAGTTGTATCTGTTGAAAATGGCAGGGAGGCTGTGCAACGAACAGCAGAGGAGAGTTTTGAACTGGTCCTGATGGATGTACAGATGCCGGAACTGGACGGTCTGGAAGCAACGAAGCGCATAAGGAAACGCGAGAGGCAACATGGTTCGGGCCGGGTGAGGGTGATAGCACTCACTGCCCTGGCCATGCAGGGAGACAGGGAAAAGTGTCTGCAAGCCGGAATGGATGACTATCTGGCGAAGCCAATAGATAAGGGATCCTTGTTGGAAATGCTGACCCGCTATTTGACCAGAACAGCATTGGTTATGATCAGCGATGTAGTTGATCAGCAGACAACCGTTCGAGCTCTGGTCGAGGAGGGTTGGGAAGTCACTATTGCAGAATCTCCACGTTCAGCACTTTATGAGGCTTCCTTGAATCGGTTTGATCTGGTCATTCTCGAGACCGGAGATGCTGTCTCAGGTGGACTGGAGGCTGCCAAGGTCATCAGAAAGCTCGAGGAATACTCAGGGAGAAGGGCGTATATTTTTGGGGTAGTGGATAAACAGGAGAGTTCTCTGCCGGAAGGGTTGGATGGCAGTCTCAGGCAACCACTCACCAGGGACGATCTACATGAGGTGCTGAAACAGGTCTCGGCTTGA
- a CDS encoding Hpt domain-containing protein, whose product MEQQLPRKYPLPINTQALKAHFADKYQFNEEQVELMLQSSRESLQAILVRAHHATDGQQLDFEEMARIGHSLKGLFLNLGEAKWAGVAREMEEGAKQKDIDNYLEMVEGIRQGVLEILHYGEE is encoded by the coding sequence ATGGAACAGCAGCTACCCCGAAAATACCCTTTACCAATTAACACTCAAGCACTTAAGGCACATTTTGCCGATAAATATCAGTTTAATGAGGAGCAGGTCGAACTGATGTTGCAAAGCTCAAGGGAATCGCTGCAGGCCATTCTGGTCAGGGCTCACCATGCTACCGATGGCCAACAGCTTGATTTTGAAGAAATGGCGCGAATAGGCCACAGTCTGAAGGGGCTGTTTCTCAATCTTGGCGAAGCAAAATGGGCGGGAGTTGCAAGAGAGATGGAAGAAGGTGCTAAGCAAAAAGATATTGATAACTATTTAGAGATGGTAGAGGGGATTCGCCAGGGAGTGTTGGAGATTCTCCACTATGGTGAGGAGTAA
- a CDS encoding response regulator — translation MKILIVEDDFLTRSLLSALLSEYGVCHVAANGEEALAAVTRAYAENSPYDLICLDIVMPVMDGQKALHDIRQIEEKHGISGLDACKVIMITAQDDSENIMRAFHQGKCEAYLTKPLDRDKLLYHLKELGLVAG, via the coding sequence ATGAAAATCCTTATCGTTGAAGATGACTTCCTGACACGATCACTTCTCTCGGCCCTGCTCTCCGAGTACGGCGTCTGTCATGTTGCTGCGAACGGTGAAGAGGCGCTTGCTGCGGTTACCAGGGCTTATGCCGAAAATTCGCCATATGACCTCATCTGCCTGGACATTGTTATGCCGGTCATGGATGGTCAGAAAGCACTTCATGATATCCGTCAAATAGAAGAAAAACATGGTATCTCGGGGCTTGATGCCTGCAAGGTTATCATGATAACCGCCCAGGATGATTCCGAGAACATCATGCGTGCCTTTCACCAGGGAAAGTGTGAAGCGTATCTGACCAAGCCACTCGATCGTGATAAACTTTTGTATCACCTCAAGGAACTGGGACTGGTGGCCGGGTAA
- the rlmKL gene encoding bifunctional 23S rRNA (guanine(2069)-N(7))-methyltransferase RlmK/23S rRNA (guanine(2445)-N(2))-methyltransferase RlmL: MLIFAATCGAGTEALVAGEIENFGASEIVEGRGVVTWRGEIESGYRACLWSRYSSRVYLKIAEFHVKNEESVYEGALSVDWQEHMGSSTTFAVDCTVAAKALQIHSKYASLKVKDAIVDQFRDRCGERPSVDTGRPGIRVHLLIREDVAELSIDLSGESLHRRGYRVDTGIAPLKENLGAAIVKLSGWLDGGGGPLIDPMCGSATLLIEAALMYGDSAPGLSRNYFGFMGWRQHDRKLWNRLVDEAMGREDDGLQKEWPQIIGYDSDIQTVRTARKNLVQAGLEDKIHIEQQELALLQPPVDSEKGMLLSNLPFGERLSDAEEVSWLYRAIGNKAQDLFQGWRLGVFIANPELTDSFGLKWDDKHRLYNGSLQCRLLTTVVAGREPVDFRWQFNPEPAEGEGADFANRLKKNLKKVLKWAEKENITCFRVYDRDLPEFNISVDLYEKWVHVQEYAPPSSVDKKLSSARFQTALRAIRETLGLRADRVFIKTRERQRGKQQYQKKSARKKMHVVREGESLLLANFTDYLDTGIFLDHRPVRAKIHSIAKSKRFLNLFGYTGTATVQAASGGAASTVTVDLSNNYLHWARMNLALNGFDTRKNKIVAADCMQWLREDQGTYDLIFVDPPTFSNTKKDKRVFDVQRDHVELLTNCMERLSEDGLLIFSTNYRRFTLDPEMTELYQVDDIGDSTIPFDFSRNRKIHKCWEFRKRG, translated from the coding sequence ATGTTGATTTTTGCAGCAACCTGCGGAGCAGGAACTGAAGCCCTGGTGGCCGGAGAAATAGAAAACTTTGGTGCTTCCGAGATAGTAGAGGGGAGAGGTGTCGTTACCTGGAGGGGTGAGATCGAAAGCGGTTATCGAGCCTGTCTCTGGTCACGATATTCTTCCAGGGTTTACCTGAAGATCGCCGAATTTCATGTGAAAAATGAAGAATCGGTCTATGAGGGAGCGCTCTCCGTTGACTGGCAGGAGCACATGGGAAGCTCCACCACCTTCGCTGTTGATTGCACAGTTGCAGCAAAAGCCCTGCAGATCCACAGCAAGTATGCTTCGCTCAAGGTTAAGGATGCCATTGTGGACCAGTTCAGGGATCGGTGCGGGGAGCGTCCATCGGTCGATACCGGCAGACCTGGAATCCGGGTTCACTTACTCATACGGGAAGATGTTGCAGAGCTGTCCATTGACCTGTCCGGCGAGAGTCTCCATCGCCGGGGTTACCGTGTTGATACAGGCATTGCACCTCTTAAAGAAAACCTCGGCGCCGCTATTGTGAAGCTCAGTGGCTGGCTTGATGGGGGGGGCGGTCCGCTGATTGACCCCATGTGTGGTTCTGCGACGCTGTTGATTGAGGCTGCCCTTATGTATGGTGATTCCGCCCCGGGCTTGTCGCGTAACTATTTTGGCTTTATGGGGTGGCGGCAGCACGATAGAAAGCTTTGGAACAGGCTCGTTGATGAAGCCATGGGCCGTGAAGATGATGGCTTGCAGAAGGAGTGGCCACAGATTATCGGCTACGATTCAGATATCCAGACTGTACGAACCGCTCGGAAAAACCTGGTTCAGGCCGGCCTTGAGGATAAAATTCATATCGAACAGCAGGAGTTGGCGTTGCTGCAGCCTCCGGTGGATTCGGAGAAAGGCATGTTGTTGTCAAATCTGCCCTTTGGTGAGCGTCTCTCAGATGCCGAAGAGGTTTCCTGGCTCTATCGGGCTATTGGCAATAAGGCGCAGGATTTGTTCCAGGGCTGGAGGCTTGGCGTCTTTATCGCCAACCCGGAGTTGACTGATAGTTTCGGACTGAAGTGGGATGACAAGCACCGCCTTTATAACGGCTCGCTTCAATGCCGATTGCTTACGACTGTTGTAGCTGGGAGGGAACCGGTCGATTTTCGGTGGCAGTTCAACCCTGAACCGGCTGAGGGTGAAGGTGCCGATTTTGCAAATCGCCTGAAGAAGAACCTGAAAAAGGTGCTGAAGTGGGCGGAAAAGGAAAACATCACCTGTTTCCGGGTGTATGACCGTGACCTGCCCGAGTTTAATATAAGCGTTGATCTTTACGAAAAATGGGTGCATGTGCAGGAATACGCACCTCCGTCGAGCGTCGACAAAAAGCTTTCATCCGCACGATTCCAGACCGCCTTGAGGGCTATCAGGGAAACCCTTGGGCTTCGTGCCGACAGGGTCTTTATCAAGACCCGTGAGCGACAGCGGGGCAAGCAGCAGTACCAGAAAAAATCGGCCAGAAAGAAAATGCACGTGGTGCGCGAGGGAGAGAGTCTTCTCCTGGCCAATTTTACCGATTATCTCGACACCGGTATTTTCCTGGATCATAGACCGGTTCGGGCAAAAATTCATTCCATAGCCAAATCAAAAAGGTTTCTGAACCTGTTTGGTTATACCGGCACAGCGACCGTTCAGGCGGCCTCGGGGGGTGCCGCGTCGACCGTTACCGTTGATCTGTCAAACAACTATCTGCACTGGGCGCGAATGAACCTGGCGTTAAACGGTTTCGATACCCGCAAAAACAAGATTGTTGCTGCAGACTGCATGCAGTGGTTGCGAGAGGATCAGGGAACCTACGACCTGATCTTCGTCGATCCGCCAACTTTTTCAAATACCAAAAAAGATAAACGTGTGTTTGACGTGCAGAGGGATCATGTGGAGTTACTGACAAACTGTATGGAGCGATTGTCGGAAGACGGACTGCTGATTTTTTCAACGAATTATCGAAGATTTACTCTCGACCCGGAAATGACAGAGCTGTATCAGGTTGATGATATAGGTGACAGCACCATTCCCTTTGATTTTTCACGAAACAGGAAAATTCATAAATGCTGGGAGTTTAGAAAACGAGGATAA
- a CDS encoding DUF2721 domain-containing protein codes for MDITLTTPALLFPAVAFLLVAYTSRFLATGARIRSLHERYRSTSDAIVLKQIVSLKRRVVLIRNMQACAVGGLFLCIFCMFVLFAGWTLFGKILFVLALAMFMVSLSISLKEILLSVDALNLELLDIENRVTDLARDK; via the coding sequence ATGGATATTACCCTAACCACACCCGCTCTGTTGTTTCCTGCCGTTGCCTTTCTGCTGGTTGCCTACACCAGCAGATTCCTCGCCACCGGAGCGCGAATACGTAGCCTGCATGAGCGGTATAGATCAACATCGGACGCAATTGTTTTAAAACAGATTGTCAGCCTCAAGCGCAGGGTTGTCCTTATTAGAAATATGCAGGCCTGTGCAGTGGGCGGGCTTTTTCTGTGTATCTTCTGTATGTTTGTTCTGTTTGCCGGGTGGACACTTTTCGGTAAAATACTTTTCGTGTTGGCACTTGCCATGTTTATGGTCTCTCTGTCTATTTCCCTGAAGGAGATACTTCTGTCTGTTGACGCCCTGAACCTGGAGTTACTGGATATAGAAAATCGGGTGACGGACCTGGCCAGGGATAAATGA
- the pal gene encoding peptidoglycan-associated lipoprotein Pal has product MKTRISSTLLVTALAGSLILFAGGCSKKSVIPPDTNSQPSLGAGTNINYPAADREGYSEENLPVEGTLDDTYVNNIPSATDGGVDSRSGDQKFIQGRTSEGMLPVYFSFDQATIKPDMVENMVNNASYLKEVPAAHVIVEGNTDDRGTKEYNLALAERRAQNTRQYLIDLGVDPIRVRTVSYGEEKPLFLGQDEESYAKNRRADFVLE; this is encoded by the coding sequence ATGAAAACGAGGATCAGCTCGACACTTCTTGTTACAGCACTTGCCGGATCGCTTATCTTATTTGCTGGCGGTTGCAGCAAGAAGAGTGTTATTCCACCTGACACTAACAGCCAGCCCAGCTTAGGGGCCGGTACCAACATCAACTATCCGGCAGCTGACCGTGAGGGATATTCCGAAGAAAACCTGCCCGTCGAAGGAACCCTTGATGACACCTATGTGAACAATATTCCAAGTGCCACCGACGGTGGGGTTGACTCAAGGTCCGGCGACCAGAAATTTATCCAGGGCCGCACCTCAGAGGGAATGCTCCCAGTCTACTTCAGCTTTGACCAGGCCACCATCAAGCCGGACATGGTTGAAAACATGGTAAATAATGCCAGTTACCTCAAAGAGGTGCCTGCTGCTCACGTAATCGTAGAAGGTAATACCGACGACAGGGGCACCAAGGAATACAACCTTGCCCTTGCTGAAAGGCGGGCCCAAAATACCAGGCAATACCTGATTGACCTCGGGGTGGATCCAATCCGGGTCAGAACCGTATCATACGGCGAGGAAAAGCCATTATTTCTTGGCCAGGATGAGGAGTCCTACGCCAAAAACAGGCGTGCGGATTTCGTTCTGGAATAA
- the cmk gene encoding (d)CMP kinase, with the protein MSNTQDIVTIDGPAGVGKSTISRRVSAALQFTYLDTGAMYRAVALFVQRRGIALDDSDAISAAMDELVLELLPAQDENSDVTVLLMGEDVSDAIRTPEMSMAASAVSKLAIVREKLTRMQQQIGSDGSIVAEGRDTGTVVFPGAAHKFFLVADPKERAHRRVLQLRAKGEEADEKEILAMTIERDKNDRERAIAPLIQAEDAMAIDTTRLTIDEVCEEVLKAVRNSRSGR; encoded by the coding sequence ATGTCTAACACACAAGACATTGTAACTATAGATGGGCCGGCCGGGGTTGGCAAATCGACTATATCCAGAAGAGTATCGGCAGCGCTGCAATTCACCTACCTCGATACGGGTGCCATGTATCGGGCGGTTGCACTTTTTGTGCAAAGGCGGGGAATTGCGCTGGATGATAGTGATGCAATATCTGCGGCAATGGATGAGTTGGTTCTTGAGTTGCTGCCTGCCCAGGATGAAAACAGCGATGTGACAGTTTTGCTGATGGGGGAGGATGTGAGCGATGCGATCCGCACCCCGGAAATGTCCATGGCAGCTTCAGCTGTGTCAAAACTGGCAATTGTTCGCGAGAAATTAACCAGAATGCAGCAACAAATCGGCAGTGACGGTTCCATTGTTGCCGAGGGGCGTGATACCGGGACTGTGGTTTTTCCAGGAGCGGCCCATAAGTTTTTTCTGGTGGCAGATCCCAAAGAGCGAGCTCACAGGAGGGTGCTGCAACTTCGGGCAAAGGGCGAAGAGGCGGATGAAAAAGAGATCCTGGCCATGACCATCGAGCGTGATAAAAATGACAGGGAACGCGCCATTGCCCCACTGATACAGGCCGAAGATGCCATGGCTATTGATACCACCAGGCTAACCATTGATGAAGTATGTGAAGAAGTGCTGAAGGCTGTTCGCAACAGTAGATCAGGTCGTTAG
- the hisC gene encoding histidinol-phosphate transaminase, with amino-acid sequence MKLNIPENIQAIVPYPPGKPMDELEREYGVKNPIKLASNENPWGPSPKAIEALLAACSNLNRYPDGSSYYLVEAIAKNQKVRPAEVVVGNGSNELIEFLVKAFVMPGDEVITSHPSFLMYQKFVQVRGGENIVIDLKGLHHDLEGILAAITPKTRLVFLDNPNNPTGTYLAPEVLTSFLERVPEQVIVVLDEAYVDFMDDELRPDFHALLERDEAKCPVVFLRTFSKAYGLSGLRVGFGLMNQEIAQCLHKVRQPFNLNSLGQVAAQAAIEDDDFFAATISRTRQGRQFLVDEVEKLGCSCVPSQTNFIFIDIKGEADPLYEAMLHKGVIIRSMRAYGFPTYIRITVGTVEENDRFLNTFSECLKELKYV; translated from the coding sequence TTGAAGCTGAACATTCCTGAAAATATACAAGCAATTGTCCCATATCCTCCAGGAAAGCCAATGGATGAACTGGAGCGTGAATATGGGGTGAAAAATCCGATCAAGCTCGCTTCCAATGAAAACCCGTGGGGGCCTTCACCAAAGGCAATCGAGGCATTACTGGCCGCCTGCTCCAATTTGAACAGATATCCGGATGGTTCGAGCTATTACCTGGTTGAGGCCATCGCGAAAAACCAGAAAGTAAGGCCTGCCGAGGTCGTTGTTGGTAACGGTTCCAACGAGTTGATTGAGTTTCTGGTAAAAGCTTTTGTTATGCCCGGGGATGAGGTGATCACTTCGCATCCCTCATTTTTAATGTATCAAAAATTCGTTCAGGTTCGTGGTGGTGAAAATATCGTCATTGACCTTAAGGGCTTGCATCACGACCTGGAAGGCATCCTGGCTGCAATTACCCCCAAAACCAGACTGGTATTTCTTGATAATCCGAATAACCCGACCGGTACCTACCTTGCCCCCGAAGTTCTGACCAGTTTTCTTGAAAGGGTGCCTGAGCAGGTAATTGTGGTGCTCGATGAGGCATACGTGGATTTTATGGATGATGAGCTTCGTCCCGATTTCCACGCACTTTTGGAACGAGACGAAGCAAAGTGCCCGGTGGTTTTTCTGCGAACCTTTTCAAAGGCGTATGGGTTGTCCGGGTTGAGGGTTGGTTTTGGCTTGATGAACCAGGAGATAGCTCAGTGCCTGCACAAGGTCCGCCAGCCATTCAACCTGAACAGCCTCGGCCAGGTGGCCGCCCAGGCGGCGATTGAGGATGATGATTTTTTTGCGGCGACCATCAGCCGGACCCGCCAAGGTCGTCAGTTTCTGGTTGATGAGGTTGAAAAACTTGGTTGCAGCTGTGTTCCTTCCCAGACCAATTTTATCTTTATCGATATAAAAGGTGAGGCTGATCCGCTTTACGAGGCGATGCTGCACAAAGGGGTTATAATTCGCTCGATGCGGGCCTATGGTTTTCCCACTTATATACGGATAACAGTGGGTACTGTAGAAGAGAATGACCGTTTTCTGAACACTTTTTCCGAGTGCCTCAAAGAGTTGAAATATGTCTAA
- the gatA gene encoding Asp-tRNA(Asn)/Glu-tRNA(Gln) amidotransferase subunit GatA, which yields MKPYELTMAEAMEKMESGELSSVELTRSCLDRIAEVEPQVQAFISHDEESAVAQAEQADSKRANGENGKLLGIPLALKDLLCTEGVRTTCGSDILGNFIPPYDATVVEKIKKEGGVVLGKLTMDEFAMGSTSETCKFGVPENPWREGYVAGGSSGGSAAAVAAGECLVTLGSDTGGSIRQPASLCGVVGMKPTYGRVSRYGLVAFASSLDQIGPLSRDVSDCALMMNVISGYDQRDSTSVNIDTPDYTSSLVEGVKGLRVGVPREYFGEGLDPEVRSIVENSIKVLKEGGAEIVDVSLPHTDYCVAVYYLIAPAEASSNLARFDGVAYGYRAQDAASLVDMYKETRSKGFGAEVKRRILIGTYALSSGYYDAYYKKASQVRTIILNDFKAAFEKCDVLVSPVTPTPAWPKGENSDDPLAMYLTDILTLSTNLAGIPGMSVPGGFNKEGLPVGIQLQSAHFREDVLLKTAFNIEKSLQLGVRVAHR from the coding sequence ATGAAACCTTATGAGCTGACCATGGCAGAGGCCATGGAAAAAATGGAGTCTGGCGAGTTGTCATCGGTTGAGCTGACCAGAAGCTGCCTGGACAGAATAGCCGAAGTCGAACCCCAGGTTCAGGCTTTTATTTCCCATGATGAAGAGTCCGCAGTTGCCCAGGCGGAACAGGCCGATTCCAAAAGAGCGAATGGGGAAAACGGTAAACTGCTCGGTATTCCTCTGGCGCTGAAAGACCTGTTATGTACCGAGGGAGTGCGAACAACCTGCGGGTCTGATATTCTTGGCAACTTTATCCCCCCCTACGACGCCACCGTTGTTGAAAAGATTAAAAAAGAGGGCGGTGTTGTATTAGGTAAACTGACCATGGATGAATTTGCCATGGGCTCGACCTCTGAAACATGTAAGTTCGGAGTACCTGAAAACCCCTGGAGGGAGGGGTACGTAGCCGGTGGTTCCTCTGGTGGTTCGGCCGCCGCTGTCGCTGCTGGTGAGTGTCTGGTCACTCTCGGATCTGATACCGGTGGTTCGATTAGGCAGCCTGCCTCTTTGTGCGGTGTAGTGGGAATGAAGCCAACATACGGTAGGGTTTCCCGTTACGGGCTGGTAGCATTTGCCTCTTCGCTGGATCAGATCGGACCGCTGTCCCGTGATGTGTCTGACTGTGCCCTGATGATGAATGTTATCAGTGGCTACGACCAGCGAGATTCCACCTCTGTGAATATTGACACACCCGATTACACCTCATCTCTGGTAGAAGGGGTGAAAGGGCTTCGCGTTGGTGTGCCAAGGGAATATTTTGGTGAGGGCCTTGATCCGGAGGTGCGCAGTATAGTTGAAAACAGCATAAAGGTGTTAAAAGAGGGTGGGGCTGAAATTGTGGATGTGTCCCTGCCACACACTGACTACTGTGTCGCTGTTTACTATCTGATAGCACCGGCGGAAGCAAGCTCAAACCTCGCCCGCTTTGACGGTGTGGCTTACGGTTATCGTGCGCAGGATGCGGCCTCTCTGGTTGATATGTATAAGGAGACACGCTCGAAGGGTTTCGGAGCTGAGGTAAAAAGACGTATTCTCATTGGCACCTACGCGCTTTCTTCAGGATATTACGACGCCTATTACAAAAAGGCCTCCCAGGTACGAACCATCATTTTAAACGATTTCAAGGCGGCCTTTGAGAAATGTGACGTACTCGTTTCCCCGGTAACTCCGACACCTGCCTGGCCAAAAGGCGAGAATTCCGACGATCCGCTGGCCATGTACCTGACCGATATCCTCACCCTCTCTACCAACCTGGCTGGTATTCCCGGCATGTCGGTACCTGGAGGCTTCAATAAAGAAGGTCTGCCTGTTGGGATCCAGTTGCAGAGTGCACATTTCAGAGAGGATGTTCTCCTGAAAACAGCCTTTAATATCGAAAAAAGCCTTCAACTGGGTGTACGTGTAGCCCACCGTTAA